AAAATCTAAAATTATTGCTCCTGGATATGCTGTTGAATATGATTTTTTTGATCCTAAAGATTTAAAATTGACTTTAGAAAGTAAATTAATTAAAAGATTATTTTTTGCAGGTCAAATTAATGGAACTACAGGTTATGAAGAAGCAGCAGCACAAGGATTGTTAGCAGGATTAAATGCAGGTTTACATGCAAAAAATCTTGAAAATTGGTTTCCTAAACGTCATGAAGCATATTTAGGTGTTTTAATAGATGATCTGACTACACAGGGAACAAAAGAACCATATCGAATGTTTACTTCACGTGCAGAATATCGCTTGATATTGAGAGAAGATAATGCAGATTTACGTTTAACTGAAATTGGTCGTAAATTTGGTTTAGTAAATGATTTAAGATGGATACGTTATCATGAAAAGTTATCAAATATTCAACAAGAAATGAATCGTTTAAAGAAAATTAAAATCCATCCTATGTCATCTAATGCAAATACTTTAAATAAAGTATATAATATTAATATAATTCAAAAGAAAAGCATAATTGATTTGCTAAAACGACCAGATATTCAGTATAAAAAATTACAGTTTTTGGGTATTTTAAAAAATGGAATTGTTGATTTACAAGCAATTGAACAAATAGAAAATGAAATTAAATATCATGGTTATATTAAAAGACAATTAGAAGAAATTAATAGACAAAAAAAAAATGAAAATACTTTTTTATCACCTAATTGTGATTATTATAAAATAAAAGGTTTATCTTCTGAAGTAGCTCAAAAATTAAATGATTATAAACCTATTTCTATTGGTCAAGCATCACGTATTTCTGGTATTACACCAGCTGCTATTTCAATTTTATTAATACATTTAAAAAAACAGTCGTATTTACAATAATTATCAAATGTTATGTTCAATTTAATTGTATGAAATAATTATTATATCTATCAAAATAGTTTTGAATATTTACTCAATGTTAAATATTTACTGAATTTTTTTTGTTGTATAATCATTTAAAAATTATATTATATGTTTAAAAAGATATATATTTAAAAAGAGAAGAATATGATCTTAGAAAAATTTAAAAAGAGAAGAATATGATCTTAGAAAAAATATCTGATCCTCAAAAATATATTATTCATCATTTAAATCATTTGCAAATAGACTTACGTCATTTTAATATTGTTGAACCAGGAAAAGTCTCTTCTTATTTTTGGATTATAAATATTGATTCAATAATTTTTTCTTTGATACTTGGTTGTTTTTTTTTAAGTTTTTTTTATATTGTTGCAAAAAAAATTAATACTGGTGTACCTAATAAGTTACAAGCTGCAATTGAGCTAGTTTGTGAATTTATAGACTTAAATGTAAAAAATATGTATATAGGTACAAATTTTTTAATTGCACCTCTATCATTAACAGTTTTTGTTTGGGTTTTTTTAATGAATCTCATGGATTTGGTTCCAATTGATTTTATTCCATTTATTTTTGAAAAAATTTTTAAATTGCCAGCTATGCGTGTTGTACCTTCTGCAGATATTAATATTACTTTATCTATGTCACTGGGTGTGTTTATTTTAATTATTTTTTACACTATAAAAATGAAAGGATATATAGGTTTTTTAAAAGAACTTACTTTACAACCTTTTAACCATCCTGTATTTTTTGTATTTAATTTAGTATTAGAAGTGGTTTCATTGATTTCTAAACCAATATCTTTAGGATTACGATTATTTGGTAATATGTATGCAGGTGAGATGATTTTTATTTTAATTTCAGGTTTTCTTCCATGGTGGTCACAGTTTTTTTTAAATGTACCATGGGCTATTTTTCATATTTTAATAATTTCACTACAAGCTTTTATTTTTATGGTATTAACAATTGTTTATTTATCAATGGCTTCTCAATCTCATAAAGATTAAAATTGATTATGATTATGATTTTGTTAAAAATTGGAGTTGATGATGGGAAATTTAAATGTTGACATACTTTATATAGCAGTAGCTATAATGGTAGGATTGGCATCAATTGGAGCAGCAATTGGTATTGGAATTTTAGGTGGTAAGTTTTTAGAAGGAGCTGCTAGACAACCCGATTTAGTTCCGTTATTAAGAACACAGTTTTTCGTTGTTATGGGCTTAGTTGATGCGATTCCAATGATTGCTGTTGGTTTAGGTTTATATATGCTTTTTGCTATATCGTAATTTTATTATTTTTTATAGAAATTAATGTATAATTATTTTTTTTTTTTTTGTATTTTTAGAATACTATTTTTTTTAGAATACTAACTATAAGATCTTTACGTTTTTTTAGATAACGTAAAGATTAATTTTTACTTATTATTATTATTTTAAATTTATATTTTTTAAGGTGTATTACTGTGAATCTTAATGCGACAATTATTGGACAAGCAATTTCATTTTTTATTTTTGTTTGGTTTTGTATGAAATATGTTTGGCCGCCTATTATTTTAGCAATTGAGACTAGACAAAAAGAAGTTAAAGAATCTTTAATAAATGCTCAAAAAGCTAAAGATGAATTATATGTTGTTCAAAAAAAAATAGAACAAAATATTTTAGAATCTAAAAAGAAAGCATCGAATATTTTAAATGAAGCTAATAAGCAAAAAGTATTAATTTTAGATGAAGCACGTAAAAATGCTTTATTAGAGAGTAAAAAAGTTATTCTTAATACGCAATCAGAAATAGATGTATGTATTATGGAAGTACGCAAAAATTTACATAAAGAGATAATAGATTTGTCAATTTTAATTGCAGAAAAAATTATTAAAAAAAATATTTCTAAAAACGATAATCAAGATTTTTTAGCTGAATTAGTTACTTCTTTAACTAAGGTAAAAAATTAATGTCAGTGTTTGATACTATTGCAAGACCTTATGCTCAAGCTATTTTTGAAATAGCTATGGAACAGAATAATATTGAAGAATGGAAGAAGATTTTAATTTTTATTAATAAAATTGCTTCTTGTAAAAAAATTAAAAATTTTTTATCAGGTGCTCTTGCTCCAAAGTATTTATCATTAATATTTATTACAATTAGTGAAGATATTGTTCATGAAAATGCAAAAAATTTTATTAAGTTATTAGCTGAAAATCAACGTTTTCAAATATTAAATAATATATTAGAAAAATTTTCAAGGTTAGAAACACAATATAAAAATATTTTAATAATTGAAGTGAGTACAGCATGTTCCTTACAAGAACAAGATGTTATAAAAATTAAAAAAATATTAGAACAGTACTTTTCAAAAAAGGTTAAGCTAGTGTGTAGAGTTGATCCTCGTATACTTGGTGGTATAATTATTAAAAAAGATGATATTATTTTTGATTTTTCTATTGTAAATCATCTTAAGCAATTATCTTCAGATTTATATTCGTAAGAGAATGATATATGAGATTAAATTCTATAGAAATTAGTAAATTGATTAAAGAAAGAATAGCGCAATTTGAAGTTTTTAATCAATCATATAATGAAGGTACTATTATTTCTGTAAGTGATGGTATTATAAGAATCAATGGTCTTTCTAATGTAATGTTAGGGGAAATGATTTTATTACCTAATAATGAATATGCAATTGCTTTAAATATAGAACGAGATACTGTTGGAGCAGTAGTGATG
The DNA window shown above is from Buchnera aphidicola (Macrosiphoniella sanborni) and carries:
- the atpB gene encoding F0F1 ATP synthase subunit A, whose amino-acid sequence is MILEKISDPQKYIIHHLNHLQIDLRHFNIVEPGKVSSYFWIINIDSIIFSLILGCFFLSFFYIVAKKINTGVPNKLQAAIELVCEFIDLNVKNMYIGTNFLIAPLSLTVFVWVFLMNLMDLVPIDFIPFIFEKIFKLPAMRVVPSADINITLSMSLGVFILIIFYTIKMKGYIGFLKELTLQPFNHPVFFVFNLVLEVVSLISKPISLGLRLFGNMYAGEMIFILISGFLPWWSQFFLNVPWAIFHILIISLQAFIFMVLTIVYLSMASQSHKD
- the atpE gene encoding F0F1 ATP synthase subunit C; translated protein: MGNLNVDILYIAVAIMVGLASIGAAIGIGILGGKFLEGAARQPDLVPLLRTQFFVVMGLVDAIPMIAVGLGLYMLFAIS
- a CDS encoding F0F1 ATP synthase subunit B — encoded protein: MNLNATIIGQAISFFIFVWFCMKYVWPPIILAIETRQKEVKESLINAQKAKDELYVVQKKIEQNILESKKKASNILNEANKQKVLILDEARKNALLESKKVILNTQSEIDVCIMEVRKNLHKEIIDLSILIAEKIIKKNISKNDNQDFLAELVTSLTKVKN
- a CDS encoding F0F1 ATP synthase subunit delta; translated protein: MSVFDTIARPYAQAIFEIAMEQNNIEEWKKILIFINKIASCKKIKNFLSGALAPKYLSLIFITISEDIVHENAKNFIKLLAENQRFQILNNILEKFSRLETQYKNILIIEVSTACSLQEQDVIKIKKILEQYFSKKVKLVCRVDPRILGGIIIKKDDIIFDFSIVNHLKQLSSDLYS